The genomic stretch CGTGGCTGGCCGCCGAGAAGGGCCGCGCCCGATCGACCCTCGAGGCCTACCGCCGCGACATCCACCGCTTCTGGGACTGGCTGGGCCCGGGTGCCGAGCTGGGTGAGGTCGACGAGGCGACGGTCGAGCGCTACATCGCCCACCTGCGGGCGTCGGGCCTGGCGCCGGGGACGGTGAAGCGGGCGGTGGTGGTGATCCGGTCGCTGTACCGGTTCCTGGTGGAGGAGGAGCGGCTGGCGGTCGATCCCGGGGCCGACGTCGCCGTCCCCGGGGTGCCGGCGGGTCTCCCCAAGGCACTCGACGAGGCGGAGGTGATGTCGCTGCTCGACGCGGTGGTCGGCGACGAGCCGGTCGCCCGCCGCGACCGGGCCGTGCTGGAGACCCTCTACGGCACGGGGGTGCGGATCTCGGAGCTGGTGGGGCTGTCGCTGGGGGCGGTCGACCTGGAGTCGCGGCTGCTGCGGGCGTTCGGCAAGGGGTCGAAGGAGCGGATCGTGCCCATCGGCCGGCACGCGGCCGCGGCGTTGGCCCACTGGCTGGCGCCGTCCGGGCGGGGCGCGCTCGAGCCGAAGCAGTGGCGCCGGCGGGGCGACGCCGAGGCCGTGTTCCTCAACCAGCGGGGCGGCCGGCTGACCCGCCAGGGCGCCTGGTTGGTCGTGAAGCGCTACGGCGACGTGGTCGGACTCGGCGACCGGCTGACCCCCCAC from Acidimicrobiales bacterium encodes the following:
- a CDS encoding tyrosine recombinase — its product is MDEPALLPLDVEEWLSWLAAEKGRARSTLEAYRRDIHRFWDWLGPGAELGEVDEATVERYIAHLRASGLAPGTVKRAVVVIRSLYRFLVEEERLAVDPGADVAVPGVPAGLPKALDEAEVMSLLDAVVGDEPVARRDRAVLETLYGTGVRISELVGLSLGAVDLESRLLRAFGKGSKERIVPIGRHAAAALAHWLAPSGRGALEPKQWRRRGDAEAVFLNQRGGRLTRQGAWLVVKRYGDVVGLGDRLTPHVLRHSCATHMLDHGADIRTVQTMLGHASIATTQVYTKVSTERLFAAYRAAHPRATL